In Nocardioides sp. InS609-2, a single genomic region encodes these proteins:
- a CDS encoding dihydrofolate reductase family protein: protein MADRPYTLLSCGMSLDGYLDNATDQRLLLSNDADFDRVDEVRAGCDAILVGATTVRKDNPRLLVRGARRREARLATGRPGSPLKVTMTRKARLDPGANFFTTGDSTKLVYCPAETVDHARDRLGSVATVVDGGRTVRMRGLSEDLHERGVRRLLVEGGGTVHTQFLTDGLADELQLVMAPFFVGDSHARRFVGDGMFPWGPEHRATLVETRTMGDVVLLRYALSARFES, encoded by the coding sequence ATGGCTGACCGGCCGTACACCCTCCTCAGCTGCGGGATGTCGCTCGACGGCTACCTCGACAACGCGACCGACCAGCGGCTGCTGCTGTCCAACGACGCCGACTTCGACCGAGTGGACGAGGTCCGGGCTGGGTGTGACGCGATCCTGGTCGGGGCGACGACGGTTCGGAAGGACAACCCGCGACTGCTCGTCCGTGGGGCGCGACGTCGGGAGGCGCGACTGGCAACGGGTCGACCCGGCTCTCCGCTGAAGGTGACGATGACCAGGAAGGCCCGGCTGGACCCGGGCGCGAACTTCTTCACGACCGGCGACAGCACGAAGCTCGTCTACTGCCCGGCCGAGACGGTCGACCATGCCCGGGACCGGCTCGGCTCGGTCGCCACCGTCGTCGACGGCGGCCGCACGGTGCGGATGCGCGGGCTGAGCGAGGACCTGCACGAGCGCGGGGTGCGGCGGCTGTTGGTCGAGGGCGGCGGGACCGTGCACACCCAGTTCCTCACCGACGGTCTTGCCGACGAGCTGCAGCTCGTCATGGCTCCGTTCTTCGTGGGTGACTCGCACGCCCGGAGGTTCGTCGGCGACGGGATGTTCCCCTGGGGTCCCGAGCACCGCGCGACGCTGGTCGAGACCCGGACCATGGGCGACGTCGTACTGCTCCGCTATGCCCTGTCGGCCAGGTTCGAGAGCTGA
- a CDS encoding lysylphosphatidylglycerol synthase transmembrane domain-containing protein has product MRPGAAQRWAAGRRQPGRWRRSWPTRASPVEPLGAPVRVSGIAPPTIGAAISRTLWIWARLLGGAAILGALVWRQGTGPFLDALRLLSPEALLTALVVTSGTTLCCAWRWSLIARRLGFDVPVRTAFAAYYRSQFLNATLPGGVLGDVHRGVSHGGETGLMGRGLRSVAWDRAIGQAVQAVAALGAVVLLVQAVRTPVVLVTVVGLGILVIAWFSLPRRGRLVLAGDFRLLSGVWPKAALASALAALGHALVFVVAARTAGVTAPLPQVAALALVVLLVSAVPVGVAGWGPREGAAAWVFGAVGLGAATGLTVAVVYGVMALVATLPGAVLPVRRGDRAPTQQLEDAAHG; this is encoded by the coding sequence CTGCGGCCGGGCGCCGCGCAACGCTGGGCGGCTGGACGCAGACAGCCCGGCAGGTGGCGGCGGTCCTGGCCGACTCGCGCGTCGCCTGTTGAACCACTCGGCGCTCCCGTCCGTGTCTCAGGCATCGCACCGCCGACGATCGGAGCCGCCATCAGCAGGACGCTCTGGATCTGGGCGCGCCTCCTCGGCGGTGCCGCGATCCTGGGCGCCCTCGTGTGGCGGCAGGGCACCGGCCCGTTCCTGGACGCCTTGCGTCTGCTGAGCCCGGAGGCGCTGCTGACGGCTCTGGTGGTCACCTCCGGCACCACGCTCTGCTGCGCCTGGCGGTGGAGTCTGATCGCCCGACGTCTCGGCTTCGACGTACCGGTCCGGACGGCGTTCGCGGCGTACTACCGGTCGCAGTTCCTCAACGCCACACTGCCCGGCGGAGTGCTGGGCGACGTGCACCGAGGGGTGAGCCACGGTGGTGAGACAGGCTTGATGGGCCGTGGGCTGCGGTCGGTCGCGTGGGACCGCGCCATCGGTCAGGCGGTGCAGGCGGTCGCCGCGCTGGGTGCGGTTGTCCTGCTGGTCCAGGCCGTGCGCACGCCGGTGGTGCTCGTGACGGTGGTCGGTCTCGGCATCCTCGTCATCGCGTGGTTCTCGCTTCCCCGCCGTGGCCGCCTGGTGCTGGCCGGGGACTTCCGGCTGCTCAGCGGCGTGTGGCCGAAGGCGGCGCTGGCCTCCGCGCTCGCCGCCCTCGGCCATGCCCTCGTCTTCGTGGTCGCCGCCCGGACCGCCGGGGTCACTGCCCCGCTCCCCCAGGTCGCGGCCCTGGCGCTCGTCGTACTCCTCGTGTCGGCCGTGCCGGTCGGCGTCGCCGGCTGGGGTCCCCGCGAAGGAGCCGCGGCGTGGGTCTTCGGCGCCGTGGGTCTGGGCGCCGCTACGGGCCTCACCGTGGCGGTGGTGTACGGCGTGATGGCGCTGGTCGCGACGCTGCCGGGTGCCGTCTTGCCCGTACGTCGCGGCGACCGGGCGCCGACGCAGCAGCTGGAGGACGCGGCGCATGGCTGA
- a CDS encoding sialidase family protein, with amino-acid sequence MKIALALKYQARTRSRIGLLAIGVLALAPLAALPAQATTSPGDDAVSVDAAYVKANGRPFTPDDAIARCGNNRRQQNEPTSAVDATAPTIVTSGSNDYCTVEVTGGTWAGFYRSTDSGRTWTDSLLPGYPTDDSPEGKASPLQKRGIGNAGDPVQAWDLHGRLFYMGNAFNRVAPQNGSVWIATYDRHAEHYVRTVIVASAGPALNGKFNDKTAIEVDRGTHSPYEGNVYGALSVFQGNGNNEIKFVRSTDHGATFSNAVRISQTSPGNQFADIAVTSDGTVYVVWNGFVGNRGAGGRDAMLYVKSTDGGKHFTRPKVAADFDGFDAADTAGDPGAAAEAHEQAFETADGPESDAEPNSAGDSRDCGSGPFACLSGFTFFRHNSQPHITADPKGDPNTLWMVYDASVPSTEVASTSTYNTAPVAADGTLQVAQGSIYLTKSTNGGQTWSTPTRMAPEAAGHQLFPDINADGGKLFAMWYDSRNDLGYSVQNPPGNATARDASGFHLPTLGLDTYGASSTDGGTTWSQTKMSTQTQMPNYEMFGNRRVPFQGDYNYVSSVNAFGYGTWTDTREVRPGDDPRYDGGEGFDVFQCRIEGPPGSFGADTCPNSGGLDQDIYGAGLTP; translated from the coding sequence ATGAAGATCGCCCTCGCCCTCAAGTATCAGGCTCGCACACGATCTCGGATCGGACTGCTGGCCATCGGCGTCCTTGCTCTCGCCCCACTGGCTGCGTTGCCCGCTCAAGCGACCACCTCGCCCGGCGATGACGCCGTCAGTGTCGACGCAGCGTACGTCAAGGCGAATGGACGGCCGTTCACTCCCGATGACGCCATTGCGCGCTGCGGCAACAACCGACGCCAGCAGAACGAACCCACCTCCGCGGTCGACGCGACCGCCCCGACGATCGTGACGTCCGGCTCCAACGACTATTGCACCGTCGAGGTCACCGGCGGCACCTGGGCCGGCTTCTACCGCTCCACCGACTCTGGCCGCACTTGGACCGACTCGCTCCTGCCCGGCTACCCGACGGACGACTCGCCAGAGGGCAAGGCGAGCCCGCTCCAGAAGCGCGGCATCGGCAACGCCGGTGACCCGGTTCAGGCATGGGACCTCCACGGCCGCCTCTTCTACATGGGTAACGCGTTCAACCGTGTGGCTCCGCAGAATGGCTCCGTCTGGATCGCCACCTATGACCGGCACGCCGAGCACTACGTGCGGACCGTGATCGTCGCCAGCGCCGGTCCTGCGCTGAACGGCAAGTTCAACGACAAGACGGCGATCGAGGTCGACCGGGGTACCCACAGCCCGTACGAGGGCAACGTGTACGGCGCGCTCTCGGTGTTCCAAGGCAACGGCAACAACGAAATCAAGTTCGTTCGCTCCACGGACCACGGCGCGACGTTCAGCAATGCTGTCAGGATCTCGCAGACCTCCCCTGGCAACCAGTTCGCCGACATCGCTGTCACCAGTGACGGCACGGTCTATGTCGTCTGGAACGGTTTCGTGGGAAACCGCGGCGCGGGTGGTCGCGACGCGATGCTCTACGTGAAGTCCACCGACGGCGGCAAGCACTTCACCCGGCCGAAGGTGGCCGCCGACTTCGACGGCTTCGATGCAGCAGACACCGCAGGTGACCCCGGGGCCGCGGCGGAGGCGCACGAGCAGGCCTTCGAGACGGCCGACGGCCCTGAGTCCGACGCCGAGCCGAACTCGGCCGGTGACTCCAGGGACTGCGGCTCTGGCCCCTTCGCCTGCCTGAGCGGTTTCACGTTCTTCCGGCACAACAGCCAGCCGCACATCACTGCCGACCCCAAGGGCGATCCCAACACACTTTGGATGGTCTACGACGCGTCGGTGCCCTCCACCGAGGTCGCGTCGACCTCGACGTACAACACGGCACCGGTCGCTGCGGACGGAACGCTTCAGGTGGCCCAAGGATCGATCTACCTCACGAAGTCCACCAACGGCGGGCAGACCTGGTCGACGCCGACCCGGATGGCTCCAGAGGCGGCCGGTCACCAGCTGTTCCCCGACATCAACGCAGACGGCGGAAAGCTCTTCGCGATGTGGTACGACAGCCGGAACGACCTCGGCTACAGCGTCCAGAACCCACCCGGCAACGCGACCGCGAGGGATGCAAGCGGTTTCCACCTGCCGACACTCGGACTGGATACCTACGGCGCCTCGTCGACCGACGGCGGCACCACGTGGTCACAGACAAAGATGTCCACCCAGACCCAGATGCCGAACTACGAGATGTTCGGCAACCGGCGGGTGCCCTTCCAGGGCGACTACAACTACGTGTCGAGCGTGAACGCTTTCGGCTACGGCACATGGACCGACACCCGCGAGGTGCGACCGGGTGACGACCCACGCTACGACGGCGGCGAAGGGTTCGACGTTTTCCAGTGCCGCATCGAAGGCCCCCCCGGCAGCTTCGGAGCCGACACCTGCCCCAACTCCGGAGGACTCGATCAGGACATCTACGGCGCGGGCCTCACGCCCTGA
- a CDS encoding class I SAM-dependent methyltransferase — protein sequence MDKAGSHTHRNTSSTPEFWDAHYSGLDLDWGRRPNAALVDVLAELAPEPGRVLDLGAGHGGDSLWLAANGWTVTAVDVSATALGRMADAVDEAGLTQRVSMQQHDLTATFPEGQFDLVTATYFQSPVAMDRPAVLRRSADAITPGGRLVVIDHASAPSWSTHGTASFPTAAQTLDEIGLDSRVWHTELCVRRDREATGHNGKTGTLADNVLVLRKDR from the coding sequence ATGGACAAGGCAGGCTCGCACACACATCGGAACACGAGCTCGACCCCGGAGTTCTGGGATGCCCACTACAGCGGCCTCGACCTTGACTGGGGTCGCCGACCCAACGCGGCCCTCGTCGACGTCCTCGCCGAGCTGGCTCCCGAGCCCGGCCGCGTGCTCGACCTCGGGGCCGGCCACGGGGGTGACAGCCTGTGGCTGGCCGCCAACGGGTGGACGGTGACGGCGGTCGACGTCTCCGCCACCGCTCTGGGACGGATGGCGGACGCGGTCGACGAGGCGGGTCTCACACAGAGGGTGTCGATGCAGCAGCACGACCTGACGGCGACGTTCCCCGAAGGACAGTTCGACCTCGTCACCGCGACGTACTTCCAGTCGCCCGTCGCGATGGACCGGCCTGCGGTGCTGCGCAGGTCGGCCGACGCGATCACACCGGGCGGCCGGCTGGTCGTGATCGACCACGCGTCGGCGCCTTCGTGGTCGACGCACGGGACTGCGTCGTTCCCGACCGCCGCGCAGACGCTCGACGAGATCGGCCTCGACAGCCGCGTGTGGCACACGGAGCTGTGCGTCAGGCGGGATCGAGAGGCCACCGGCCACAACGGAAAGACGGGCACTCTCGCTGACAACGTGCTCGTACTGCGAAAGGACCGCTGA
- a CDS encoding zinc-binding alcohol dehydrogenase, whose product MAAESAFWVAEPGRGEIRPALLSEPRAGEVLVRTTRSAISRGTETLVFRGGVPVDQYDVMRAPFQEGDFPGPLKYGYLNVGVVEQGPPDLLGRTVFCLHPHQTAYVVPATAVTVVPDGVPPERAVLAGTAETAVNALWDAAPLLGDRVAVVGAGMVGCCVARLLAGIPGTRVTLVDTDAARAVTAKALGVAFAHPDEARGGCDLVVHASATAAGLQTSIDLLGPEGEVVDLSWYGDTRVELSLGGAFHAGRLSIRSSQVGSVAPARRARRSPADRLALALDLLKDPAFDALLTGVSPFHELPEVMAGLADGTLPALCHGITYDEGK is encoded by the coding sequence GTGGCAGCCGAGTCCGCGTTCTGGGTGGCCGAGCCGGGCCGCGGCGAGATCAGGCCAGCGCTGCTGTCCGAACCGAGAGCAGGCGAGGTTCTCGTCCGTACGACGAGGTCGGCGATCAGCCGCGGCACCGAGACGCTGGTGTTCCGGGGCGGCGTGCCCGTCGACCAGTACGACGTCATGCGCGCGCCGTTCCAGGAGGGCGACTTCCCGGGACCCCTCAAGTACGGCTACCTCAACGTCGGTGTGGTGGAGCAGGGGCCGCCGGACCTGCTTGGGCGCACGGTCTTCTGCCTGCACCCTCACCAGACGGCGTACGTCGTCCCGGCTACCGCCGTCACCGTCGTGCCCGACGGCGTACCTCCCGAGCGGGCGGTGCTCGCCGGGACCGCCGAGACCGCCGTGAATGCCCTGTGGGACGCGGCTCCCCTGCTCGGCGACCGGGTGGCGGTGGTGGGAGCTGGCATGGTCGGGTGCTGCGTGGCCCGGCTGCTGGCCGGTATCCCGGGCACTCGGGTGACCCTCGTCGACACCGACGCGGCGAGAGCAGTCACTGCGAAAGCGCTGGGGGTCGCGTTCGCCCACCCCGACGAAGCCCGGGGCGGCTGCGACCTCGTCGTACACGCCAGTGCGACGGCCGCCGGCCTCCAGACCTCGATCGACCTGCTCGGCCCGGAGGGCGAGGTCGTGGACCTCAGCTGGTACGGCGACACCCGGGTCGAGCTCTCGCTGGGCGGAGCCTTCCACGCGGGGCGACTGTCGATCCGTTCCAGCCAGGTGGGCTCGGTCGCACCCGCCCGACGGGCCCGCCGCTCCCCCGCCGACCGGCTGGCGCTGGCCCTGGACCTGCTGAAGGACCCGGCCTTCGACGCCCTGCTGACGGGCGTCTCGCCGTTCCACGAGCTGCCCGAGGTGATGGCCGGACTGGCCGACGGCACCCTGCCCGCGCTGTGCCACGGCATCACCTACGACGAAGGGAAATGA
- the lon gene encoding endopeptidase La yields the protein MSQTRLPVLFVSDLVVLPGMVVSLELDESSQAAVDAARASGDGRILVAPRLEDRYASHGVIASVERVGRFSSGGPAAVLKAEQRGRIGSGVTGPGAALWVEVEPIEDHVTDRARELAEEYKRLVVAVLQRREAWQVIDSVHQMTDPSAIADAAGYAPYLSADRKRELLENPDVESRLETLIGWTRDHLAESELTDKIGEDVREGMERSQREFLLRQQLAAIRKELGEGEPEGSDDYRARVQAADVPEAVRVALLREVDKLERSSDQSPETAWIRTWLDTVLELPWHVTTEDSTDVVAARAVLDADHHGLDEVKERIVEYLAVRARRAERGLQVVGGRGSGAVVLLAGPPGVGKTSLGESVAHALGRKFVRVALGGVRDEAEIRGHRRTYVGALPGRIVRAIKEAGSMNPVVLLDEVDKVGADYRGDPAAALLEVLDPAQNHTFRDHYLELDLDLSDVLFIATANVVEQIPQALLDRMELVTLDGYTEDDKVAIARDFLLPRQLERAALTADEVTVSDAALREIAANYTREAGVRQMERFLAKALRKAAIRLATGAERVDVDLADLKDLVGRPRFTPEAHERTSVPGVATGLAVTGLGGDVLFIEASAHDGPAGLTLTGQLGDVMKESAQIALTFVRSHAVELGVDPALLDRAIHVHVPAGATPKDGPSAGITMVTALTSLATGRPVRSEVGMTGEVTLNGRVLPIGGLKQKLLAAQRNGLTEVFVPLRNEPDLDDVPADVLEALTVHVVGDVLDVVRGALSPAGAAAVAA from the coding sequence ATGTCCCAGACCCGTCTTCCTGTTCTGTTCGTCTCCGACCTCGTCGTACTCCCGGGCATGGTGGTGTCGCTCGAGCTCGACGAGTCGTCCCAAGCCGCGGTCGACGCGGCCCGCGCCAGCGGCGACGGCCGCATCCTGGTCGCGCCGAGGCTCGAGGACCGCTACGCGTCGCACGGGGTGATCGCCAGCGTCGAGCGCGTCGGCCGCTTCAGCAGCGGTGGCCCCGCCGCGGTGCTCAAGGCCGAGCAGCGTGGCCGTATCGGCAGCGGCGTCACCGGCCCCGGCGCGGCCCTCTGGGTCGAGGTCGAGCCCATCGAGGACCACGTCACCGACCGGGCCCGCGAGCTCGCCGAGGAGTACAAGCGCCTCGTCGTCGCCGTACTTCAGCGGCGCGAGGCCTGGCAGGTCATCGACTCGGTCCACCAGATGACCGACCCCAGCGCGATCGCGGACGCCGCCGGCTACGCGCCGTACCTCTCCGCGGACCGCAAGCGCGAGCTCCTCGAGAACCCCGACGTCGAGTCGCGCCTCGAGACCCTCATCGGCTGGACCCGCGACCACCTCGCCGAGTCCGAGCTCACCGACAAGATCGGTGAGGACGTGCGTGAGGGCATGGAGAGGAGCCAGCGCGAGTTCCTGCTACGCCAGCAGCTCGCCGCGATCCGCAAGGAGCTCGGCGAGGGCGAGCCCGAAGGCTCGGACGACTACCGCGCCCGGGTCCAGGCCGCGGACGTGCCGGAGGCCGTACGCGTCGCCCTGCTTCGCGAGGTCGACAAGCTCGAACGCTCGAGCGACCAGAGTCCGGAGACCGCGTGGATCCGGACCTGGCTCGACACCGTGCTCGAGCTGCCGTGGCACGTCACCACGGAGGACTCGACGGACGTCGTCGCGGCGCGCGCCGTGCTCGACGCCGACCACCACGGCCTCGACGAGGTCAAGGAGCGGATCGTGGAATACCTCGCCGTTCGCGCCCGACGCGCCGAGCGCGGCCTCCAGGTCGTCGGTGGCCGGGGCTCCGGCGCGGTCGTGCTGCTGGCCGGGCCTCCTGGAGTCGGCAAGACCTCGCTCGGCGAGTCGGTCGCCCACGCGCTGGGCCGGAAGTTCGTCCGCGTCGCCCTGGGTGGCGTGCGCGACGAGGCCGAGATCCGAGGCCACCGCAGGACGTACGTCGGGGCGCTCCCGGGCCGCATCGTCCGGGCCATCAAGGAGGCCGGTTCGATGAATCCGGTCGTGCTGCTCGACGAGGTCGACAAGGTGGGCGCCGACTACCGCGGCGACCCGGCCGCCGCCCTGCTCGAGGTGCTCGACCCGGCGCAGAACCACACGTTCCGCGACCACTACCTCGAGCTCGACCTGGACCTCTCCGACGTGCTGTTCATCGCCACCGCCAACGTGGTCGAGCAGATCCCGCAGGCGCTGCTGGACCGGATGGAGCTGGTCACCCTCGACGGCTACACCGAGGACGACAAGGTCGCCATCGCCCGCGACTTCCTGCTGCCCCGTCAGCTCGAGCGGGCCGCGCTGACCGCCGACGAGGTGACCGTCTCCGACGCGGCGCTGCGCGAGATCGCGGCCAACTACACCCGCGAGGCGGGCGTGCGGCAGATGGAGCGGTTCCTCGCCAAGGCACTGCGCAAGGCGGCGATCCGTCTCGCGACCGGCGCCGAACGCGTCGACGTCGACCTGGCGGACCTCAAGGACCTGGTCGGCCGGCCGCGGTTCACTCCGGAGGCGCACGAGCGCACCTCGGTGCCCGGTGTCGCGACGGGTCTCGCCGTGACCGGTCTCGGCGGGGACGTGCTCTTCATCGAGGCGTCCGCGCACGACGGCCCGGCCGGGCTCACCCTGACCGGCCAGCTCGGCGACGTGATGAAGGAGTCGGCGCAGATCGCTCTCACCTTCGTCCGATCGCACGCGGTGGAGCTCGGTGTCGACCCGGCGCTCCTCGACCGCGCGATCCACGTGCACGTGCCGGCCGGGGCGACCCCCAAGGACGGCCCGTCGGCCGGCATCACGATGGTCACCGCCCTGACCTCGCTCGCCACCGGTCGCCCGGTGCGGTCCGAGGTCGGCATGACCGGGGAGGTCACCCTCAACGGCCGGGTGCTGCCCATCGGCGGGCTCAAGCAGAAGCTGCTCGCCGCCCAGCGCAACGGGCTGACGGAGGTCTTCGTCCCGCTCCGCAACGAGCCGGACCTGGACGACGTACCGGCTGACGTCCTGGAGGCGCTGACCGTGCACGTGGTCGGCGACGTCCTCGACGTGGTCCGTGGCGCGTTGTCTCCGGCTGGTGCGGCAGCCGTCGCTGCGTGA
- a CDS encoding glycosyltransferase family 4 protein, whose amino-acid sequence MSVVHVVVPEGIDDPRHPSGGNAYDRRICRELATLGWVVHEYAVAGDWPTPSPDSLSTLARVLASVPDGAVVLLDGLIASAAPEAVLPEADRLRMVVLLHMPLGGARERAVLLAAAAVVTTSNWARRTVLDQHGLPEQSLHVAEPGADVAAPTPGSQSGGELLCVAAVVPAKGHDTLLDALARISHLDWRCRCVGALDLDAGFVGHVRARARGAGIAARVLFTGPLTASELGAVLTTTDLVVTASRRESYGMSATEALARGIPVVAGAVGGLPEALGLASDGSLPGSLFPAEDPVALAEHLARWLGDAGLRDELRRSAAGRRATLGGWTQTARQVAAVLADSRVAC is encoded by the coding sequence TTGAGCGTCGTCCACGTCGTCGTGCCCGAAGGCATCGACGACCCACGACATCCGAGCGGCGGCAACGCCTACGACCGCCGGATCTGCCGGGAGCTGGCCACCCTGGGCTGGGTGGTCCACGAGTACGCCGTCGCCGGCGACTGGCCGACGCCGAGCCCCGACTCCCTGTCGACACTCGCACGAGTGCTGGCCTCGGTCCCTGATGGAGCCGTGGTGCTGCTGGACGGGCTGATCGCGTCGGCGGCGCCCGAGGCGGTGCTGCCCGAGGCGGATCGACTGCGGATGGTCGTCCTCCTCCACATGCCGCTCGGCGGCGCCCGCGAACGGGCCGTACTCCTCGCGGCGGCCGCCGTGGTGACCACGAGCAACTGGGCACGTCGCACCGTGCTCGACCAGCACGGCCTACCCGAGCAGAGCCTGCACGTCGCGGAGCCCGGCGCCGACGTGGCCGCGCCGACGCCCGGTTCGCAGAGCGGCGGGGAGTTGCTCTGCGTCGCCGCCGTCGTACCGGCCAAGGGCCACGACACGCTGCTCGACGCGCTGGCCCGGATCAGCCATCTGGACTGGCGCTGCAGGTGCGTGGGCGCGCTCGACCTCGATGCCGGGTTCGTCGGCCACGTGCGCGCCCGGGCTCGGGGGGCCGGGATCGCGGCGCGGGTGCTGTTCACCGGTCCCCTCACCGCATCGGAGCTCGGTGCGGTCCTCACCACGACGGACCTGGTGGTGACGGCCTCGCGCCGTGAGTCCTACGGCATGTCCGCGACCGAGGCCCTGGCCCGCGGGATCCCGGTGGTGGCGGGCGCGGTCGGCGGGCTGCCCGAGGCCCTCGGTCTTGCGAGCGACGGGTCCCTGCCCGGGTCGCTGTTCCCAGCCGAGGACCCGGTCGCCCTGGCCGAGCACCTGGCGCGATGGCTCGGCGACGCGGGGTTGCGAGACGAGCTCCGGAGGTCTGCGGCCGGGCGCCGCGCAACGCTGGGCGGCTGGACGCAGACAGCCCGGCAGGTGGCGGCGGTCCTGGCCGACTCGCGCGTCGCCTGTTGA
- a CDS encoding SGNH/GDSL hydrolase family protein, protein MCAVPLLVVLGGGAALVFYIVVLSDGTTAAASPSPTADPGAPLIVAVGDSFISGEGAKTYLAGTNNPGNSCHRANTGYPYLVATARQARLVNASCSGALIRDFEEPQYPDSPDTTYGGLPQMEALAAPRITPDGPVEPGSIDVVLLSISGNDAGFGEVVRTCLNTNCLRYEPEWMARLETLQPQLAAFYPKIKDAAQGARVLVVPYPDPLVVGDCVRGLSTAEAEFLINRFLPRLNLLITFAAEQAGLEVVDSQDAFAGARNCEPGVTADGAAMNTIDLGRAGNGPGDVVRGSFHPRELGHRLLAKVVLDHLQQPPTADPLGCQPFGCPPGPPPNPPIPPPGGDPIQFPPGIACGGDILQNGELKTVAADQDAVEIAARADSTVCFSFAGQPWRTAQAAGDGTARIDVAQLARAEVPTLTVIQSTTPTQWTRDLYLPPAGVNPTDPAWWQQLSGLLLSVVLAAVALAIAPYVVEWVRRRRRGRVPA, encoded by the coding sequence TTGTGCGCCGTCCCCTTGCTGGTCGTCCTCGGCGGTGGCGCCGCGCTCGTGTTCTACATCGTTGTGCTCTCCGACGGGACGACCGCGGCAGCCTCACCGTCGCCGACGGCTGATCCCGGAGCGCCGCTGATCGTCGCCGTCGGTGACAGCTTCATCTCGGGAGAGGGCGCGAAGACCTACCTCGCCGGCACGAACAACCCAGGGAACAGCTGCCACCGTGCCAACACCGGCTACCCCTATCTCGTGGCGACCGCCCGACAGGCGCGTCTGGTCAACGCTTCGTGCTCCGGCGCGCTCATCCGTGACTTCGAGGAACCGCAGTACCCCGACTCACCCGACACGACGTACGGCGGCCTGCCCCAGATGGAGGCCCTCGCAGCGCCTCGCATCACGCCCGACGGTCCCGTCGAGCCCGGCAGCATCGATGTCGTCCTGCTCAGCATCTCCGGCAACGACGCCGGCTTCGGCGAGGTCGTGAGGACCTGCCTCAACACGAACTGTCTGCGCTACGAGCCGGAGTGGATGGCGCGACTGGAGACGCTCCAGCCGCAGCTCGCGGCCTTCTACCCGAAGATCAAGGACGCGGCGCAGGGTGCCCGCGTCCTCGTCGTCCCCTACCCCGACCCGCTGGTCGTCGGCGACTGCGTGAGGGGGCTCTCGACCGCGGAGGCCGAGTTCCTGATCAACCGATTCCTGCCCAGGCTCAACCTGCTCATCACCTTCGCGGCTGAGCAGGCCGGCCTCGAGGTCGTGGACTCACAGGACGCGTTCGCGGGCGCGCGCAACTGCGAGCCGGGCGTCACCGCCGATGGTGCGGCCATGAACACCATCGACCTCGGTCGCGCCGGCAACGGTCCCGGTGATGTCGTCCGCGGCAGCTTCCACCCGCGCGAGCTGGGCCACCGGCTTCTCGCCAAGGTGGTGCTGGACCACCTCCAGCAACCACCGACGGCCGACCCGCTCGGGTGCCAGCCCTTCGGCTGCCCGCCCGGCCCCCCGCCCAATCCCCCGATCCCGCCTCCCGGAGGCGATCCCATCCAGTTCCCGCCCGGCATCGCGTGTGGTGGCGACATCCTGCAGAACGGCGAGCTCAAGACCGTTGCCGCCGATCAGGATGCTGTGGAGATCGCCGCCAGAGCGGACAGCACCGTGTGCTTCTCCTTCGCCGGCCAGCCCTGGCGTACGGCGCAGGCTGCCGGTGATGGCACGGCCCGAATCGATGTCGCCCAACTCGCGCGAGCCGAGGTCCCGACCCTGACGGTGATTCAGTCGACCACTCCCACGCAGTGGACCCGGGACCTCTACCTACCTCCTGCCGGCGTCAACCCCACCGACCCCGCGTGGTGGCAGCAGCTCTCCGGCCTTCTCCTCTCGGTCGTCCTCGCCGCCGTCGCTCTGGCGATCGCGCCGTACGTCGTCGAGTGGGTGCGCCGCCGTCGTCGCGGCCGGGTCCCTGCCTAG
- a CDS encoding 6-carboxytetrahydropterin synthase, producing the protein MTVFRVTVRDHMMVAHSFRGEVFGPAQRLHGATYVVDATFAATELDADGIVVDIGLATEQLHGVLADLNYRNLDDEEAFAGTNTSTEALARVVADRLAERVHAGHLGPSARDVSGITVTLHESHVAWASYERRL; encoded by the coding sequence ATGACCGTGTTCCGAGTGACCGTCCGCGACCACATGATGGTGGCCCACAGCTTCCGTGGCGAGGTTTTCGGGCCCGCACAGCGGCTCCACGGCGCGACGTACGTCGTCGATGCGACCTTCGCGGCGACCGAGCTCGACGCCGACGGGATCGTTGTCGACATCGGGCTGGCGACCGAGCAGCTGCACGGCGTACTGGCCGACCTGAACTACCGCAACCTCGACGACGAGGAGGCGTTCGCCGGCACCAACACCTCGACCGAGGCGCTGGCCCGGGTGGTGGCCGACCGGCTCGCCGAGCGCGTGCACGCCGGCCACCTCGGACCCAGCGCCAGGGACGTCAGCGGGATCACGGTGACGCTGCACGAGTCTCACGTCGCGTGGGCGAGCTACGAGCGACGGCTTTGA